A single window of Vigna radiata var. radiata cultivar VC1973A chromosome 4, Vradiata_ver6, whole genome shotgun sequence DNA harbors:
- the LOC106758360 gene encoding pentatricopeptide repeat-containing protein At1g09900-like, with protein sequence MVMSSSIPTCYHVLQSCILNTPLFTDIATKINISTGSIRARKISLSLSATYPSPITQTTINDLNFEHRTTRFRIKGLVHRIKTLSSSNDKTQMLQILEKDLEFQTISDFNLLLMALVIAQELDICLNIFAKLPSFQLVPDCCTHSIMIRCHCEKNDMDEAKRALYTALEKGFRPDAATFTVLISSLCKRGRVNKAREAFEAMGRKGYKASVQAKNCLLKGLSYVGKVDEALEMLMGMKGTSLEPDIYSYTAVMDGLCKVGRSGEAMELLDEVVGMGLVPSVVMFNTLIQGYSREGRPMEGAAVLELMKKHECIPDCVSYNTVLHGLLKWNEVLAALRVYKKMVGLGLEVDVRLMGTLVRRLCKRSRRKNSLLQDAYDVFEKMKERGPVVDQRTFEVMIQALCVGKRFDHAFATVNEMVKLGYSPEAITFDKVILGLCAGGRVEDAVSTLVLLHASGGIPSKISYDVLIKELNEEGRLFCACNLFGSALKLGVFPTREPRLNVIGWEEQQVTRLS encoded by the coding sequence ATGGTCATGTCTTCTTCAATTCCAACGTGCTACCATGTTTTACAATCTTGTATTCTAAATACACCTCTTTTCACAGACATTGCTACGAAAATCAACATTTCCACCGGTAGTATCCGAGCACGAAAGATatccctctctctctctgccACTTACCCTTCACCCATTACACAGACAACAATAAATGACCTCAATTTTGAGCACAGAACCACTAGGTTTCGAATCAAAGGTCTTGTCCACAGGATCAAAACCTTATCATCCTCCAACGACAAGACCCAAATGCTACAAATCCTAGAGAAAGACCTTGAATTCCAAACCATATCAGATTTCAATCTCCTTCTCATGGCTCTGGTAATTGCTCAAGAGCTTGACATTTGTCTCAATATCTTCGCAAAGCTCCCCTCTTTCCAACTTGTGCCAGATTGTTGTACCCACTCCATCATGATAAGGTGCCACTGTGAGAAAAACGACATGGATGAAGCCAAGAGGGCATTGTACACTGCTCTGGAAAAAGGGTTTCGACCGGATGCTGCAACCTTCACCGTACTCATAAGCTCCCTTTGCAAAAGGGGGAGAGTGAACAAGGCAAGGGAGGCCTTTGAGGCCATGGGAAGAAAGGGTTATAAGGCCAGTGTTCAGGCAAAGAATTGCTTGCTCAAGGGTTTGTCCTATGTGGGGAAGGTGGATGAAGCACTTGAGATGTTGATGGGTATGAAGGGAACCTCATTGGAGCCGGATATTTATTCCTACACTGCTGTGATGGATGGATTGTGCAAAGTGGGGAGATCAGGTGAAGCGATGGAGTTGCTCGATGAAGTTGTTGGAATGGGGTTGGTGCCCAGTGTGGTCATGTTTAACACCTTAATTCAAGGGTATTCTAGAGAGGGGAGGCCAATGGAGGGTGCCGCTGTGCTTGAGCTGATGAAGAAGCATGAGTGTATTCCTGATTGTGTTAGTTACAACACTGTGCTACATGGGTTGTTGAAGTGGAATGAAGTTCTAGCAGCCCTTCGGGTGTACAAGAAAATGGTGGGACTTGGGTTGGAGGTGGATGTGAGGTTGATGGGGACTCTGGTGAGGCGTTTGTGTAAGAGGTCAAGGAGGAAAAACAGTCTTCTTCAGGATGCATATGATGtgtttgagaaaatgaaagagaggGGTCCAGTGGTTGACCAGCGGACATTTGAGGTGATGATCCAGGCACTGTGTGTGGGGAAGAGATTTGATCATGCTTTTGCAACTGTGAATGAGATGGTTAAATTAGGATATTCTCCGGAGGCAATTACCTTTGACAAAGTGATTCTAGGGCTTTGTGCAGGAGGAAGAGTGGAAGATGCAGTGTCAACTTTGGTCCTTTTGCATGCAAGTGGGGGAATTCCCAGTAAAATTTCTTATGATGTGCTGATCAAAGAACTCAATGAAGAGGGAAGATTGTTTTGTGCTTGTAATTTGTTTGGTTCTGCCCTGAAGCTAGGAGTTTTTCCCACTAGGGAACCTAGGCTAAATGTAATCGGGTGGGAGGAACAACAAGTGACTAGGTTGAGTTAG
- the LOC106758664 gene encoding uncharacterized protein LOC106758664, with the protein MVAGIATLKLNLSAFSSSMSSFTASSSSSSFPSLLPMRTPSSSKPRFFRIYALTSNDIKVGTNLEVDGAPWRVIEFLHVKPGKGAAFVRTKLKNYITGNTVEKTFRAGSSIDQADVYKETKQFTYKDGAQFVFMDLSTYEEFRLGEKEIGDRTKWLKEGMDCNLLLWNGKVIDVDLPITVKLTVVDVDPGLKGDTAQGGTKPATLDTGAVVNVPLFVNVGDEILVDSRTGQYMSRA; encoded by the exons ATGGTGGCGGGAATCGCAACCTTGAAGCTTAACCTTTCGGCATTTTCCTCTTCAATGTCGAGTTTCACCGCTTCCTCCTCATCCTCTTCGTTCCCCTCGCTTCTTCCAATGCGAACCCCTTCTTCTTCTAAACCCCGATTTTTCA GAATTTACGCCTTGACCAGCAACGACATCAAGGTGGGCACCAACCTCGAAGTCGACGGTGCTCCTTGGCGCGTGATAG AATTTCTCCATGTTAAGCCTGGAAAAGGTGCGGCGTTTGTGAGGACCAAGTTGAAGAATTATATCACGGGGAACACGGTGGAGAAAACATTTAGAGCTGGAAGCTCG ATTGACCAAGCAGATGTATACAAGGAAACAAAGCAGTTCACGTATAAAGATGGTGCTCAATTTGTCTTCATGGACTTG AGTACATATGAGGAGTTTCGTCTGGGTGAAAAGGAAATCGGAGACAGAACAAAGTGGCTAAAAGAAGGAATGGACTGCAATTTGCTGTTATGGAATGGAAAA GTTATTGATGTTGATCTCCCTATCACAGTTAAGCTTACTGTAGTTGACGTAGACCCAGGACTTAAGGGTGACACAGCCCAAG GTGGAACAAAACCGGCCACACTCGACACTGGCGCTGTCGTCAATGTCCCACTTTTTGTAAATGTCGGTGATGAAATATTAGTTGATTCAAGAACTGGACAGTACATGAGCCGTGCTTAA